The region GAATGCTTCCGGTCTGGCCTGCATATTGGCATCGGGTTCGTGGGTATCGGGCTCGTCATTGGCCTGATGCTGGATTCGATTGGGCCGGCGGCCAAGGCAATGGCGGAGCAGTTTGAAATTAATCTTCATGTAGTGGATGTCGGCTGGCCGGGCTCTTCGCCTATGACCTGGGCGTCGCAAATCGCGCTGGTGGCGATCCCTGTCGCTATTGTCGTCAATATCGCCATGCTGTTGACGCGTATGACGCGCGTGGTGAATGTCGATATCTGGAATATTTGGCATATGACATTTACCGGCGCCCTGTTGCATCTCGCCACGGGTTCCTACTGGATTGGCATTCTGGGCGTGGTAGCCCATGCCGCCTTTGTCTACAAACTTGGCGACTGGTTTGCCAAAGATACCCGCGACTATTTTGGCCTGGAAGGGATGGCTATCCCTCACGGCACGTCCGCTTATCTTGGTCCCATCGCGGTACTGGTGGATACCGTTATTGATAAAATTCCGGGGCTTAACCGCATTCATTTCAGCGCCGACGATGTGCAGAAGCGGTTCGGGCCTTTTGGCGAGCCGGTCACCGTGGGGTTTGTCATGGGGCTCGCCATCGGGCTGCTGGCCGGTTATGACGTCAAAGGTGTACTGCAACTGGCGGTTAAAACCGCAGCGGTGATGCTCCTGATGCCGCGTGTCATTAAACCTATCATGGATGGCCTGACGCCCATCGCGAAGCAGGCGCGTAAACGGCTACAGGCGAAATTCGGCAGCCAGGAGTTTCTGATTGGCCTCGATCCGGCCCTGCTGTTGGGTCATACCTCGGTCGTTTCCGCGAGCCTGATCTTTATTCCTTTAACGATCCTTATTGCGGTTGTCGTACCGGGGAATCAGGTATTGCCGTTTGGCGATCTGGCCACCATCGGGTTCTTTGTGGCGATGGCCGTCGCGGTGCACCAGGGGAACCTGTTCCGCACACTGATTTCCGGCGTCATCATCATGAGCATTACGCTCTGGATAGCGACACAAACCATCGGCCTGCACACGCAGCTTGCCGCCAACGCGGGCGCGCTTAAAGCTGGCGGTCAGGTGGCCTCAATGGATCAGGGCGGCTCGCCGGTGACGTGGCTGCTCATTCAGCTCTGCACCTGGCAGAACGTGGCGGGGTTTGCCGTTATCGGCGTCATTTATTTTACCGGCGTGTTACTCACCTGGCGTCGGGCGCGGGCGTTTGTCGCGGTGGAAAAAGCCGCTGTCAGCGAGGCAGGCCCGACCATTTCATGACAACGGGAGAGCGTGGCTCTCCCTTCATTTTCTGGAGGAATAATGAAATCAGTGGTAATTGATGCTGAGGGCAGCGTGCGCGTTGAAGAACGCCCTGTGCCCACTGTCAATGCGGACGACGAGGTGCTGGTAAAAGTCGTTAGCTCAGGTTTATGCGGCTCGGACATTCCCCGCATTTTCGCCCGCGGCGCGCACTACTATCCCATCACGCTGGGCCATGAGTTTAGCGGCTATGTGGAGCGCTGCGGCAAGGGCGTGAGCGATCTGTCGCCTGGCGATGCGGTGGCCTGCGTTCCGCTACAGCCCTGCTTTGAATGTGAAGCCTGCGCCCGCGGTTACTATTCACTGTGTCGGCACTATCAGTTTGTAGGCTCCCGCAGCGAGGGCGGCCACGCCGAATATATTGTGGTCAGGCGCGCCAGCCTGTTTCTTCTGCCGCCAGAGATGCCGGTTGAAGACGGCGCGTTTATCGAACCTGTCACCGTCGGGCTACACGCCTTTCATCAGGCCCAGGGATGTGAAGGCAAAAACGTTGTGATCGTTGGCGCCGGCACGATTGGTCTGCTGGCGATGCAGTGCGCGCAGGCGCTGGGCGCGAACAGCGTGACGGCCATTGATATCAACCCGGAAAAGCTCCGCCTGGCGCACGCGCTCGGGGCGGATCGGGTATTGAACAGCCGGGAGCTGTCTTCGCAGGCCATCTCCGCTGCGCTGGAGACGCAGCGCTTCGATCAACTGGTGCTGGAAACCGCGGGTACTCCGCAGACGGTATCACTGGCGATAGAAATCGCCGGGCCACGCGCGCAGGTCGCTCTGGTCGGCACGCTGCATCATGACCTTGCACTCTCCGCCACGGTTTTTGGCAAAATTTTGCGCAATGAACTGACGTTACTCGGTAGCTGGATGAACTATTCTGCGCCCTGGCCAGGTGAAGAATGGGAAACCGCCGCGCGGCTGCTTACCGAAAAGCGGCTGTCGCTCAAGCCGCTGATTGCGCATCAGGGAGATGCTGAAAGCTTCGTCGGCGCAGTCCAGGCGCTGAACGGCGCACCGATGCAGGGCAAAATCCTGCTGCGATTCGCCTGAAACAATGAGCCAGCAACCTGAGCTGGCTCACATTTGCTTTCGAAATCCGACGTTCATCTTTCACATTCCTTCGTTTACACTGACGGCAGTTAATTATCAGGCAAATCGATATGAACTCTTTTGAGCGAAGGAACAGAATTCTCGATCTGGTTAATACGCAAGGTAGCGTGATGGTACTGGATCTTTCGAATACTTTTGGCATTTCTGAAGTCACCATCCGCGCCGATCTGCGCTTTCTGGAAGAAAAAGGGCTGGTGACGCGCTTTCACGGCGGGGCCGGCAAGCCGGGCAGCAATCTTGCAGAAAACGACAATCAGGAGGTCAGGCTGGAGGAACGCTACCAACTGGCGAGCGATCCTAAAAAACGCATCGCACAGGCCGCCGCCGCGATGATCAACGAAGGGATGACCATCATTCTTGATAGCGGCAGCACTACCCTGCTCATCGCGCACGAACTGGTGAAGATGGCGAACATTACGGTCATCACTAACAGCCTGCCGGCAGCTTCCGCCCTTGCGAATAATAAAGATATTACGCTGGTGGTCTGCGGCGGCACGGTGCGACATAAGACGCTCTCCATGCATGGCGTGATTGCGCAGCATTCACTGCAGGGCATCAGCGCGGATCTGATGTTTGTTGGCGCTGACGGCATTGACGCCACTAACGGCATAACCACCTTTAACGAAGGCTATTCAGTCAGCGGTGCGATGGCAGCGGCGGCCCATAAGGTGATCGCCGTTCTGGACGCGACGAAATTTAACCGTCGCGGGTTTAACCAGGTCCTGCCGATGTCCGAAATAGACTGTGTCATCACCGATGAAGGTATCGGCGAAAAAGACAAAGCCTCACTGAGGAAAACCGGCGTGGAACTAAAGATCGTGTGATGTCGGGCAGGTAACGCCGTCGCGCTGACGGGCGCGACGGCAAGCGAGTCCGTTACGGCCTCACCCCTGCTGCTCCAGCGCATATTTATACAGCGCGTTCTTTTTCACGCCGTGGATTTCCGCCGCCAGCGCTGCGGCTTTTTTCAGCGGCAACTCGGCCTGCAACAGCGCGAGCGTGCGCAGCGCGTCCGGCGGCAACGCGTCTTCCTGCGCTTTATGCCCTTCGACGATCAGCACCATCTCGCCCTTGCGGCGGTTTTCATCGTCCTTCACCCAGGCGAGCAATTCGCCTACCGGCGCGCCGTAGATAGTCTCCCAGGTCTTGGTAAGTTCGCGCGCCAGCACTACATAACGGGACTCGCCCCAGACCGCGACCATATCTTCCAGGCTTTCCAGCAGGCGATGAGTAGACTCATAGAAAATCAGCGTGCGCGGCTCTTGCTCGAGGGCTTTCAGCGCGTCGCGGCGGCCTTTGGATTTCGCAGGCAGAAAGCCTTCATAACAGAAGCGGTCGGAAGGCAGACCGGCGGCCGACAGCGCGGCGATAGCGGCGCATGGCCCCGGCAGCGGCACCACGCGCAGCCCGGCTTCGCGGCAGGCGCGCACCAGATGGTAGCCAGGATCATTAATCAGCGGCGTGCCGGCGTCAGAGACCAGCGCGATATTTTGCCCTTCGCGCAGTTTGGCTATCAGGGTTTCCGCTTTTTGCTGTTCATTATGGTCGTGCAGCGCAAAAAGCCGGGCGCTGATAGCAAAATGTTGCAGCAGCAGACCGGTATGACGGGTATCCTCAGCGGCGATAAGATCGACGGACTGCAATACTGTCAGGGCGCGTTGCGTAATGTCGCCGAGATTGCCGATAGGCGTCGGGACGATATAGAGCTGGCCCTGAGAATTCTGCGCCGAATCGTTATGTTTCATTGTTTCGTCCGTATTGCCGATTTAAAATTGAACATTCACCAGAAAAAACCACTGGATACAGCATGGTACCTTCTAAATTTTCCGGCTCTAAAGCCGCGCGTTGTCTGCCTGTCCTGCTGGCAGCCTTGTTTTTCGCAGGCTGCGGCACGCAGACGCATGACCAGAGCACTGCGCATATGCAGGGCGAAGCCAAAGCGGATTCCGGCTTTTATCTGCACCAGATGGAACAAAGCAGTGATGATAGCAAGACCAACTGGCAATTACTCGCCATACGTGCACTGCTCGGCGAAGGCAAACGCGAGCGCGCTATTACGCTCTACGGCGAGCTGCCGCAAAACCTGACGGATGCGCAGCGCCGTGAAGCGTCGCTGCTTGAAGCGCAGATCAAACTGGCGCAGCAGGATTATCAGGGGGCAGCGGGGCTGCTTGAGAAAATCAACGCGGCGGATCTCAATGACGAGCAGAAAGCCCGATACTGGCAGGCGAAAATCGACGCCAGCCAGGGCCGCCCGTCGCTGGAACTGCTACGCGCGCTGATAGCCCAGGAGCCGCTGCTGCAGGGGCCGTCGAAGCAGAAAAACATCGACGCCACCTGGCAGGCGCTGTCGCAGATGTCGCAGGATCAGGCGAAGGCGCTGGTTATCAACGCCGATGAAAATACGCTGCAAGGCTGGCTTGATCTCCAGCGAGTCTGGTTCGATAACCGCAACGATCCGAAAATGCTCCAGGCCGGCGTGAAAGACTGGCAGACCCGCTACCCGCAAAACCCGGGCGCGAAAATGCTGCCAACCCAGCTCGCCAACCTGCAAAACTACAAGCCTGCCTCCGCCGATAAAATCGCGCTGCTGCTGCCGCTGAACGGCCAGGCGGCCGTTTTCAGCCGCGCCATTCAGCAGGGGTTCGAAGCGGCGAAAAACGCGGGCACCAGCCCGGTTGCAATGCAGACGCCGGCCCAGACACCGGCAGGTAACGCCGCGCAGAACAGTGAGGCCGCACCGGAAACGCAGACCACCGCCGCCGATGGCGTCGCAAGCCCGGCAGCCGCGCCGGTCGACGATCTGGCCGCACAGCCTGCCGCCCAGGAAACTGCGCCCCCGGCGCAGCCGCCTGTCGACGCGACGCCTGTGGCTGCCGCGCCTGCGAATCCGTCCGCCGAAATTAAGGTCTATGACACCAGCGAGCAGCCCATTACGCAGATCCTCGCGCAGGCCCAGCAGGACGGCGCAAGCCTGGTGGTCGGCCCGCTGTTGAAAGAGAGCGTCG is a window of Cronobacter muytjensii ATCC 51329 DNA encoding:
- a CDS encoding galactitol-specific PTS transporter subunit IIC, whose amino-acid sequence is MFSEIMRYILDLGPTVMLPVVIIIFSKLLGMKAGECFRSGLHIGIGFVGIGLVIGLMLDSIGPAAKAMAEQFEINLHVVDVGWPGSSPMTWASQIALVAIPVAIVVNIAMLLTRMTRVVNVDIWNIWHMTFTGALLHLATGSYWIGILGVVAHAAFVYKLGDWFAKDTRDYFGLEGMAIPHGTSAYLGPIAVLVDTVIDKIPGLNRIHFSADDVQKRFGPFGEPVTVGFVMGLAIGLLAGYDVKGVLQLAVKTAAVMLLMPRVIKPIMDGLTPIAKQARKRLQAKFGSQEFLIGLDPALLLGHTSVVSASLIFIPLTILIAVVVPGNQVLPFGDLATIGFFVAMAVAVHQGNLFRTLISGVIIMSITLWIATQTIGLHTQLAANAGALKAGGQVASMDQGGSPVTWLLIQLCTWQNVAGFAVIGVIYFTGVLLTWRRARAFVAVEKAAVSEAGPTIS
- the gatD gene encoding galactitol-1-phosphate 5-dehydrogenase, translated to MKSVVIDAEGSVRVEERPVPTVNADDEVLVKVVSSGLCGSDIPRIFARGAHYYPITLGHEFSGYVERCGKGVSDLSPGDAVACVPLQPCFECEACARGYYSLCRHYQFVGSRSEGGHAEYIVVRRASLFLLPPEMPVEDGAFIEPVTVGLHAFHQAQGCEGKNVVIVGAGTIGLLAMQCAQALGANSVTAIDINPEKLRLAHALGADRVLNSRELSSQAISAALETQRFDQLVLETAGTPQTVSLAIEIAGPRAQVALVGTLHHDLALSATVFGKILRNELTLLGSWMNYSAPWPGEEWETAARLLTEKRLSLKPLIAHQGDAESFVGAVQALNGAPMQGKILLRFA
- a CDS encoding DeoR/GlpR family DNA-binding transcription regulator codes for the protein MNSFERRNRILDLVNTQGSVMVLDLSNTFGISEVTIRADLRFLEEKGLVTRFHGGAGKPGSNLAENDNQEVRLEERYQLASDPKKRIAQAAAAMINEGMTIILDSGSTTLLIAHELVKMANITVITNSLPAASALANNKDITLVVCGGTVRHKTLSMHGVIAQHSLQGISADLMFVGADGIDATNGITTFNEGYSVSGAMAAAAHKVIAVLDATKFNRRGFNQVLPMSEIDCVITDEGIGEKDKASLRKTGVELKIV
- the rsmI gene encoding 16S rRNA (cytidine(1402)-2'-O)-methyltransferase — encoded protein: MKHNDSAQNSQGQLYIVPTPIGNLGDITQRALTVLQSVDLIAAEDTRHTGLLLQHFAISARLFALHDHNEQQKAETLIAKLREGQNIALVSDAGTPLINDPGYHLVRACREAGLRVVPLPGPCAAIAALSAAGLPSDRFCYEGFLPAKSKGRRDALKALEQEPRTLIFYESTHRLLESLEDMVAVWGESRYVVLARELTKTWETIYGAPVGELLAWVKDDENRRKGEMVLIVEGHKAQEDALPPDALRTLALLQAELPLKKAAALAAEIHGVKKNALYKYALEQQG
- a CDS encoding penicillin-binding protein activator, with product MVPSKFSGSKAARCLPVLLAALFFAGCGTQTHDQSTAHMQGEAKADSGFYLHQMEQSSDDSKTNWQLLAIRALLGEGKRERAITLYGELPQNLTDAQRREASLLEAQIKLAQQDYQGAAGLLEKINAADLNDEQKARYWQAKIDASQGRPSLELLRALIAQEPLLQGPSKQKNIDATWQALSQMSQDQAKALVINADENTLQGWLDLQRVWFDNRNDPKMLQAGVKDWQTRYPQNPGAKMLPTQLANLQNYKPASADKIALLLPLNGQAAVFSRAIQQGFEAAKNAGTSPVAMQTPAQTPAGNAAQNSEAAPETQTTAADGVASPAAAPVDDLAAQPAAQETAPPAQPPVDATPVAAAPANPSAEIKVYDTSEQPITQILAQAQQDGASLVVGPLLKESVDGLLKSGTPLNVLALNQPETVQNRPNVCYFALSPEDEAADAAAHIWQEGKRAPLLLVPYSALGERVTKAFADRWAQLGGGTVLQQKFGSVNELKMNINGGTGIALTGTPVAASLPQQQPVTIGGLTIPAPPTDAQITSGTSGNVDAVYIVATPSEIALIKPMIAMRAGSHSGAALYASSRSAQGGAGPDFRLEMEGLEFSDIPMLAGSNPALMQQALSAVNNDYSLARLYAMGVDAWSLANHFSQMRQVPGFQLSGNTGALSATQDCVINRKLTWLKYQQGQLVPAN